From a single Flavobacterium sp. genomic region:
- a CDS encoding FG-GAP-like repeat-containing protein, with amino-acid sequence MRKITLIILLLFKISGFSQFSESQIIDSNINSNILEIIGLDRDGDNLKDIIAGQYSGQINWYKNTGQGNFNSPQVIPSSVVRPRFFDKADVDSNKIEDLLITDNNGNNSKIAVIKFPFNTETIIDSNIPIACVKSFFVDFDADSDMDIVACCDLMITLYLNDGFGNFGQRNIISSGEEYYNMTVGNFNNDNYTDLAILSSNGTEVYYNSTALGLNSPILIVTDLHSFIQSADLNNDNYVDVFVKANNSLTCDTYLNSNNGVFTLFENQSYFSGETQYDPVQFSKLNNDNYFDIVYADETHKLAWRSNNGSGHLNNKSILEANKFIRNVYCFDIDNDGDNDIIWYGIDTANNNQRQLGLINNTTFLNTISFSNHTSKLYPNPAHDFIVIENGKKSIDYIEIINSNGQIIKTANEIKLNVSDLSCGFYFVKIFFEGNTEIKKWVKN; translated from the coding sequence ATGAGAAAAATTACATTAATAATCTTATTACTTTTTAAAATTAGTGGTTTTTCACAATTTTCAGAAAGTCAAATAATCGATTCAAATATTAATTCGAATATTTTAGAAATCATTGGGCTTGACAGAGATGGAGATAATTTAAAAGATATAATAGCGGGTCAGTATTCTGGACAAATAAACTGGTATAAAAATACCGGACAAGGTAATTTTAATTCCCCTCAAGTAATTCCATCTTCGGTTGTTCGTCCACGTTTTTTTGACAAAGCAGATGTAGATAGTAATAAAATTGAAGACCTCTTAATAACTGATAATAATGGGAATAATTCGAAAATAGCTGTTATCAAATTTCCATTTAATACCGAAACAATCATTGATAGTAATATTCCAATAGCCTGTGTTAAGTCTTTTTTTGTCGATTTTGATGCAGACTCAGATATGGATATTGTAGCGTGTTGTGATTTAATGATTACCTTATACTTAAATGACGGCTTTGGAAATTTTGGTCAAAGAAATATTATTTCATCTGGTGAAGAATATTACAATATGACAGTTGGCAATTTTAATAATGATAATTATACCGATTTAGCTATTCTTTCGTCTAATGGTACAGAAGTATATTATAATAGCACTGCTTTAGGATTAAATTCACCAATTTTAATAGTTACTGATTTGCACAGTTTTATACAATCTGCAGACCTTAATAATGATAATTATGTAGATGTTTTTGTGAAAGCAAACAATTCTTTAACTTGTGATACATACTTAAATTCTAACAATGGAGTGTTCACTTTATTTGAAAATCAAAGCTATTTTAGCGGAGAAACTCAATATGACCCAGTACAATTTTCAAAATTGAATAATGATAATTATTTTGATATCGTTTATGCTGATGAGACTCATAAATTGGCATGGAGATCAAATAATGGAAGTGGTCATCTAAACAATAAATCTATTTTAGAAGCAAACAAATTTATTAGGAATGTTTATTGTTTTGATATAGATAATGACGGTGATAATGATATAATTTGGTATGGAATAGATACTGCAAATAACAATCAAAGGCAGTTAGGTTTAATAAATAATACTACATTTTTAAATACTATTTCTTTTTCTAACCACACCTCAAAATTATATCCCAATCCAGCACATGACTTTATCGTTATTGAAAATGGAAAAAAAAGTATTGATTATATTGAAATAATTAATTCAAATGGACAAATCATTAAAACAGCAAATGAAATTAAGCTCAATGTAAGTGATTTATCATGTGGCTTTTATTTTGTCAAAATATTTTTTGAAGGTAATACCGAAATAAAAAAATGGGTTAAGAATTAA
- the pruA gene encoding L-glutamate gamma-semialdehyde dehydrogenase, with translation MLKGFFNVPKAVNEPVKSYAPGTPERAAVAATYTKMWNDQVEVPLYIGSEEIKTGNTKKMSAPHDHQHIVGIYHQADKALVEKAIASALEARKKWAAMAWENRAGIFLKAAELLAGPYRAKINAATMIAQSKTIHQAEIDAACELIDFLRYNVEFMTKIYADQPASTSDMWNRVEYRPLEGFVYAVTPFNFTAIAGNLPSSAALMGNVVVWKPAATQVYSAYVLMQVFKEAGLPDGVINMIMGDSGMVSDVILSNPHLAGVHFTGSTGVFNDIWKTIGQNIANYKTYPRIVGETGGKDFIIAHPSANPTQVAVGIARGAFEFQGQKCSAASRVYIPQSLWPAVQAKLEADLKSMKMGSPEDMSNFITAVISEASFDKLARYIDQAKNDSDAEVIIGGNYDKSKGYFIEPTVILTTNPKYSTMETELFGPVVTIYVYEDAKWSETLKLVDETSEYALTGAVFSQCRYAVEEATVALQNAAGNFYINDKPTGAVVGMQPFGGARGSGTNDKAGSSQNLLRWASVRTIKETFVTPEDYKYPFLG, from the coding sequence ATGTTAAAAGGATTTTTTAATGTCCCAAAAGCGGTTAACGAACCCGTAAAATCGTATGCACCTGGAACTCCCGAAAGAGCAGCCGTTGCAGCAACTTATACAAAAATGTGGAACGATCAAGTAGAAGTTCCTTTATATATTGGTAGCGAAGAAATCAAAACCGGAAATACTAAAAAAATGTCAGCCCCTCACGATCATCAACATATCGTGGGTATTTATCATCAAGCCGACAAAGCTTTAGTTGAAAAAGCAATTGCTTCTGCTTTAGAAGCTCGTAAAAAATGGGCAGCAATGGCTTGGGAAAACAGAGCTGGTATTTTCTTAAAAGCAGCTGAATTATTAGCAGGTCCATACCGTGCTAAAATCAATGCAGCAACTATGATTGCACAATCAAAAACCATTCACCAAGCAGAAATTGACGCTGCATGTGAGTTAATTGATTTCTTACGATACAACGTAGAATTCATGACGAAAATTTATGCAGATCAACCAGCTTCTACATCAGATATGTGGAACCGTGTTGAATACAGACCATTAGAAGGATTTGTATATGCCGTCACTCCATTCAACTTTACTGCTATTGCTGGAAATTTACCTTCAAGCGCAGCATTAATGGGTAATGTGGTAGTATGGAAACCAGCAGCAACTCAAGTATACTCTGCTTATGTATTAATGCAGGTTTTCAAAGAAGCAGGTTTACCTGATGGCGTTATCAATATGATAATGGGTGATTCTGGAATGGTTTCCGATGTAATTTTATCAAATCCTCATTTAGCAGGAGTTCACTTTACTGGTTCAACTGGCGTTTTCAATGACATTTGGAAAACTATTGGTCAAAATATTGCAAATTATAAAACATATCCAAGAATTGTGGGTGAAACTGGTGGAAAAGATTTCATCATCGCTCATCCATCAGCAAATCCAACACAAGTTGCAGTAGGAATTGCTCGTGGTGCTTTTGAGTTCCAAGGACAAAAATGTAGTGCGGCTTCTCGTGTTTACATTCCACAAAGCCTTTGGCCAGCGGTTCAAGCTAAATTAGAAGCTGATTTGAAATCAATGAAAATGGGTTCGCCAGAAGATATGAGTAATTTTATTACAGCAGTTATTTCAGAAGCTTCATTCGATAAATTAGCCCGTTACATTGATCAAGCTAAAAACGATAGTGATGCCGAAGTAATTATTGGAGGAAATTATGATAAATCAAAAGGATATTTCATCGAACCAACAGTTATCTTAACTACAAATCCAAAATACTCAACTATGGAAACGGAATTATTCGGTCCAGTAGTTACGATTTATGTATATGAAGATGCAAAATGGTCTGAAACATTGAAATTAGTGGACGAAACTTCAGAATACGCTTTAACTGGTGCAGTATTTAGCCAATGTCGTTATGCAGTAGAAGAAGCAACCGTTGCACTACAAAATGCAGCAGGAAACTTCTACATCAACGACAAACCAACAGGTGCTGTGGTAGGAATGCAACCGTTTGGAGGTGCAAGAGGATCTGGAACGAACGATAAAGCGGGTTCATCTCAAAACTTATTGCGTTGGGCTTCTGTTAGAACAATCAAAGAAACATTCGTTACACCAGAAGATTATAAATATCCGTTTTTAGGATAA
- a CDS encoding ATP-binding protein produces MIFYCYDSKTNNLIFKYSNIDDKHDCISSRKITIGDACSCGKDRYFIVKNDQKSGHFFAICFDGIKVRKEANFYAKHTIDMFLMANPIIDSRHDNYEEMVKASIHNTKNLNAQITSKILSYLKEETLSESKDKVVYIENLINRNTRGFAREVLSILKISTQISNDYNVIDYLKPNIVIKKNEFGYKRVHSLLVMSFYQFETDFNSKGVFVNISATDLSVYVNYNTVQTVLTHLFTNALRYIMPKTNISISTSQIRNEFVEIKFQMRSLYLTDEILKNGKVNGERSEQAKKMYEKGTGMGLGIIHTLSKLNRGDFDFKRISDTDYDQDGFKFSDNCFKLILLKEEFY; encoded by the coding sequence ATGATATTTTATTGTTACGATTCAAAAACAAATAATTTAATATTTAAATATTCAAATATTGATGATAAGCATGATTGTATTAGTTCAAGAAAAATTACTATTGGAGATGCTTGTAGTTGCGGGAAAGACAGATATTTTATTGTAAAAAACGATCAAAAATCTGGGCACTTTTTTGCTATTTGCTTTGATGGAATTAAAGTTCGGAAAGAAGCAAATTTTTACGCAAAACATACTATCGATATGTTTTTAATGGCAAATCCAATTATTGATTCGCGACATGATAATTATGAAGAAATGGTCAAAGCATCAATACATAATACGAAAAATTTAAATGCTCAAATAACTTCAAAAATTTTAAGTTATTTAAAAGAAGAAACCTTGTCTGAATCTAAAGATAAAGTAGTATATATTGAAAACTTAATTAATAGAAATACTAGAGGGTTTGCTAGAGAGGTTCTTTCAATATTAAAAATTTCAACACAAATTAGTAATGACTACAATGTAATTGACTATCTGAAACCCAATATAGTTATCAAAAAAAATGAATTTGGTTATAAAAGAGTTCACTCACTTCTTGTAATGTCATTTTATCAGTTTGAAACGGATTTTAATAGCAAAGGTGTTTTTGTAAATATTTCAGCTACTGATTTATCAGTATATGTAAATTACAATACTGTTCAAACTGTATTAACACATCTTTTTACTAACGCATTACGTTATATAATGCCTAAAACAAATATATCAATTAGTACATCTCAAATTCGAAATGAATTTGTAGAAATTAAATTTCAAATGCGAAGCCTATACTTGACAGATGAAATTTTAAAAAACGGGAAAGTTAATGGTGAAAGAAGTGAGCAAGCAAAAAAAATGTATGAAAAAGGAACAGGAATGGGACTCGGGATTATTCATACATTATCAAAATTAAATAGAGGTGATTTTGATTTTAAACGTATTTCTGACACCGATTATGATCAAGACGGTTTTAAATTTTCTGACAACTGTTTTAAATTAATATTGTTAAAAGAAGAATTCTATTAA
- a CDS encoding DUF4352 domain-containing protein has translation MSLGKKNLIGFGVLVVIGIISNAGKDKKGKEENNSTSSTEQTTEAPIGVKIGEVLKAYYFDITVNKAELLDRISTRNEFSDLKPENGNLYLIINATFKNTDSESRMFLNGSVLINY, from the coding sequence ATGAGCCTTGGGAAAAAAAATCTAATTGGATTTGGAGTTCTAGTAGTAATCGGAATAATATCTAATGCTGGTAAAGACAAAAAAGGAAAAGAAGAAAACAATTCAACGAGTTCAACTGAACAAACCACTGAAGCACCAATAGGAGTAAAAATTGGAGAAGTTTTAAAAGCATATTATTTTGACATAACTGTTAATAAAGCGGAATTACTGGACCGTATAAGTACAAGAAATGAATTTTCAGACTTAAAACCTGAAAATGGAAATTTATATTTAATCATAAATGCAACATTTAAAAATACTGATAGTGAAAGCCGAATGTTCTTGAATGGTTCTGTTTTGATTAATTACTAA
- a CDS encoding fatty acid desaturase family protein: protein MSTTTPIFSKEDNLKFFRTLNKRVNDYFKDNKIDKTGNWKLHLKTIVMFGLFLTPYFFLLAMDMPFWVYLLLNVVIGIGMAGVGMNVMHDGNHGAYSTKSWVNKLMGGSIYILAGNVYNWQVQHNVLHHTYTNIIGHDEDLEAGRILRFSKTAKWYSHHRFQHYYSVFLYGLLTFNWAITTDFLQMKRYLKRNLSYGEFKKPTILWTTLVITKLIYFSIWLVLPIVLGVDWWLVVLGFVVMHYTAGLILSVVFQLAHVVEDTINPIPDDNGEIENTWAIHQLFTTANFAPKNWIVNYYTGGLNHQIEHHIFPNISHVHYNKIAEIVKQTAAECNLPYNEFKTTRAAIASHFKHLRELGRKPQLA, encoded by the coding sequence ATGAGTACTACAACCCCGATTTTCTCAAAAGAGGACAATCTGAAATTTTTCAGAACTTTAAATAAAAGAGTAAACGATTATTTCAAAGATAATAAAATTGATAAAACTGGAAATTGGAAACTTCACTTAAAAACAATAGTGATGTTTGGTCTTTTCTTAACCCCTTATTTCTTTTTACTTGCAATGGATATGCCTTTTTGGGTCTATTTATTACTGAATGTAGTCATTGGAATTGGAATGGCTGGCGTAGGTATGAATGTTATGCACGATGGTAATCATGGCGCTTATTCAACTAAATCATGGGTAAATAAATTAATGGGCGGAAGTATCTACATCTTAGCTGGAAATGTGTATAACTGGCAAGTTCAACACAATGTTTTACACCACACATACACTAACATTATTGGTCATGATGAAGATTTAGAAGCTGGAAGAATTTTACGTTTTTCAAAAACAGCTAAATGGTACAGTCACCATAGATTCCAACATTATTATTCTGTTTTCTTATACGGATTATTAACTTTCAACTGGGCTATCACAACTGATTTCCTTCAAATGAAACGTTATTTAAAAAGAAACTTGTCTTATGGTGAATTCAAAAAACCAACAATTCTTTGGACTACTTTAGTGATTACAAAATTAATTTACTTTTCAATTTGGTTAGTTTTACCAATAGTTTTAGGAGTTGACTGGTGGTTGGTAGTATTAGGATTCGTCGTAATGCATTACACTGCTGGTTTAATTTTAAGCGTTGTATTTCAATTAGCACACGTTGTAGAAGACACCATCAACCCTATTCCAGATGATAATGGAGAAATTGAAAACACTTGGGCTATTCACCAGTTGTTTACTACTGCTAATTTCGCTCCAAAAAACTGGATTGTAAATTATTATACAGGTGGATTAAATCATCAAATTGAACACCATATTTTCCCTAACATCAGTCATGTTCATTACAACAAAATTGCTGAAATTGTAAAACAAACAGCGGCAGAATGTAACTTACCGTATAACGAGTTCAAAACGACTCGAGCAGCAATCGCCTCTCACTTCAAACATTTGAGAGAATTGGGAAGAAAACCACAATTAGCATAA
- the rsmG gene encoding 16S rRNA (guanine(527)-N(7))-methyltransferase RsmG yields the protein MEEILKQFPDLSENQTLQFQKLQALYEDWNAKINVISRKDIDELYTRHVLHSLGIAKIIEFRPGSKIMDVGTGGGFPGIPLAILYPEVDFYLIDVIAKKIKVVNEVATGLGLKNVKAEQKRAELVKQEFDFIVSRAVTNMLDFVSWVDGKISKKQNHELANGILYLKGGDLTEELAAFPKATEYNLSDFFTDEFFETKKVVHLPLKYKK from the coding sequence ATGGAAGAGATTTTAAAGCAATTCCCTGATTTATCTGAAAATCAAACACTTCAGTTTCAAAAATTGCAAGCACTATATGAAGATTGGAATGCAAAAATTAACGTAATTTCACGTAAAGATATCGACGAATTATACACGCGTCACGTTTTGCATTCGTTAGGAATTGCAAAAATTATCGAATTCCGTCCAGGTTCAAAGATTATGGATGTGGGTACGGGTGGTGGTTTTCCTGGAATTCCATTGGCAATTTTATATCCAGAAGTTGATTTTTACTTGATTGATGTTATTGCAAAAAAAATCAAAGTAGTAAATGAAGTGGCTACTGGATTAGGCTTAAAAAACGTAAAAGCCGAACAAAAACGTGCCGAATTAGTCAAACAAGAATTTGATTTCATCGTAAGTCGAGCCGTAACCAATATGCTTGATTTTGTGAGTTGGGTAGATGGTAAAATTTCAAAAAAACAAAATCACGAATTAGCTAACGGAATTTTATATTTAAAAGGCGGCGATTTAACCGAAGAATTGGCGGCTTTTCCAAAAGCAACAGAATATAATTTATCGGATTTCTTTACCGATGAGTTTTTTGAAACTAAGAAAGTGGTTCATTTGCCTTTGAAGTATAAGAAGTAG
- a CDS encoding sugar O-acetyltransferase: MKTEKEKMLSGENYFSNDKELTLDRNRVKKLLHKLNVVEYLMNGNARAILRELLPNAHKRIYIEPPFHCDYGYNIHLGEKVYFNVNCVVLDAAKVTIGSNVFIGPGVHIYTATHPTNAVERQTVEFAKPVSIGNDCWIGGNTVICPGVTIGNGCTIGAGSVVTKDIPKNSLAVGNPVRVIKKLKE, encoded by the coding sequence ATGAAAACCGAAAAAGAAAAAATGCTGTCGGGAGAAAATTATTTTTCCAATGATAAAGAGCTGACTTTAGATAGAAATAGAGTAAAAAAATTGCTGCATAAATTAAATGTTGTTGAATATTTGATGAACGGAAACGCCCGTGCTATTCTTAGAGAATTATTACCAAATGCGCATAAAAGAATATACATCGAACCTCCATTTCATTGCGATTATGGCTACAATATTCATTTAGGAGAAAAGGTTTATTTTAATGTGAATTGTGTAGTTTTAGATGCAGCAAAAGTAACTATCGGTAGTAATGTTTTTATTGGTCCGGGTGTCCATATTTATACAGCAACCCATCCTACAAATGCTGTTGAACGGCAAACGGTAGAATTTGCGAAACCAGTGTCAATAGGAAATGATTGTTGGATAGGAGGAAACACTGTAATTTGCCCAGGTGTCACAATTGGAAATGGTTGTACAATTGGTGCGGGTTCTGTCGTTACCAAAGATATTCCAAAAAATTCTCTTGCTGTTGGAAATCCAGTCAGAGTGATTAAAAAATTAAAGGAATAA
- the mauJ gene encoding methylamine utilization protein MauJ produces MKIFEVQFYIVGPIRFENNLNFQGTIELNVGRVFNNEINIQTSYESNIIYSVVSAENINSAQKVAAVYIGNILDVLAVMTNCKLEISLFENRNSIYNIKTIVNFEEIQRAFQLAIELNLHVQNNKMLCAYSWYRKGMNSDNLFDKFLSFWNSILIISNTYFNDNEQTRANVINRIWDCFRQVWGQCSEWPLIRGNENWVKEHNIIRNQIAHGDVTIGIEYVNKVIDKIEIIEKVSYKFLRDFSALKQINL; encoded by the coding sequence ATGAAAATTTTTGAAGTACAATTTTACATAGTTGGTCCAATAAGATTTGAAAACAATTTAAATTTTCAAGGAACAATTGAATTAAATGTAGGAAGAGTTTTTAATAATGAAATTAACATTCAAACTTCTTATGAATCAAATATAATTTATTCAGTTGTTTCTGCCGAAAATATTAATAGCGCCCAAAAAGTTGCAGCGGTATATATAGGAAATATTCTGGATGTTTTGGCTGTAATGACAAATTGTAAATTAGAAATTAGCTTATTTGAAAACCGAAACTCAATTTATAATATCAAAACAATTGTAAATTTTGAAGAAATACAACGGGCGTTTCAACTAGCAATAGAATTAAATCTTCATGTACAAAACAATAAGATGTTGTGTGCTTATAGTTGGTATAGAAAAGGAATGAATTCTGATAATTTATTTGACAAATTTCTTTCATTTTGGAATTCAATACTAATTATTTCTAACACATATTTCAATGATAACGAACAAACTCGAGCGAATGTAATAAATAGAATATGGGATTGCTTTAGACAAGTTTGGGGACAATGTTCGGAATGGCCTTTAATTAGAGGAAATGAAAATTGGGTTAAAGAACATAATATAATACGAAATCAAATTGCTCATGGTGATGTAACGATTGGTATTGAATATGTGAATAAAGTTATAGATAAAATTGAAATAATAGAAAAAGTTAGCTATAAGTTTTTACGTGATTTTTCAGCGTTAAAACAGATAAATTTATAA
- a CDS encoding U32 family peptidase, whose product MKKKIEILAPAKNLTQGIAAINSGADAVYIGAPLYGARSNATNSVEDIAELVKYAHLYNAQVFVVINTILYDNELEPCRQLIWKLYDIGVDALIIQDMAIMEMELPPIVLHASTQTNNRDADKIKFLADAGIKRVVLARELNLHQIKEISEASDVELEFFVTGALCVSFSGNCYMSVANGERSANRGSCAQNCRLPYNLIDGNGDTLIKNSHLLSIKDFDVSNQIPNLVEAGIVSFKIEGRLKDIVYVKNNVSYLRQKLDAFLNENSDKYTKASSGKCTYLFDSSLDRTFNRGYTDYFVNERHQSIGSWESPKSKGQYIGKLIKTVGNSYEIENGELLNNGDGLCFINENNEAEGIYVNRAENGIVYPNVLKEIKEGTFIYRNNDAAFIKLVEREDSAVRKISTTLLLKENETGFELIATDEDGNVSVVNLVHPKEPTKNNESLAENFKINLAKTGFTPYTADEITIEFSGNWFLPISKINEMRRTVYEQLSEIRLKNYVRKEHQLVKTSHPYPETKLDFMYNVANKTARKFYERHGVTEIEKAFELQWDPGKSRVMTTKYCIKYELERCPKYHRENMDKKVKEPLVLKQGELEYKLKFNCKPCEMEIWEKDAEFEIEEDHFH is encoded by the coding sequence ATGAAGAAGAAGATTGAAATTTTAGCGCCTGCAAAAAATCTAACACAAGGAATTGCTGCCATAAACAGTGGTGCTGATGCGGTTTATATTGGTGCTCCTTTATATGGCGCAAGATCTAATGCAACCAATTCTGTGGAAGATATTGCTGAATTAGTTAAATACGCACACCTATATAACGCTCAGGTTTTTGTTGTTATCAATACCATTCTATATGATAACGAATTAGAACCTTGTCGCCAATTGATTTGGAAATTGTATGATATTGGTGTAGACGCTTTAATCATTCAAGACATGGCGATTATGGAAATGGAGTTGCCTCCTATCGTATTGCATGCTAGTACGCAAACCAATAATCGAGATGCAGATAAGATTAAATTCTTAGCCGATGCCGGAATCAAACGTGTGGTCTTAGCGCGTGAATTGAACTTGCACCAAATCAAAGAAATCAGTGAAGCTTCTGATGTAGAATTAGAATTTTTCGTTACTGGTGCTTTATGTGTTTCGTTTAGTGGAAATTGTTATATGAGTGTTGCCAATGGTGAACGTTCTGCAAATCGAGGTTCTTGCGCACAAAATTGTCGTTTACCCTATAATTTAATTGACGGAAATGGCGACACTTTAATCAAAAATAGTCACTTGCTTTCGATTAAAGATTTTGATGTTTCTAATCAAATTCCAAATTTAGTAGAAGCAGGAATTGTTTCTTTCAAAATTGAAGGTCGCTTGAAAGACATCGTATATGTAAAAAATAACGTTTCCTATTTACGTCAGAAATTAGATGCTTTCTTAAACGAAAATAGCGATAAATACACCAAAGCTTCTTCTGGAAAATGCACGTATTTATTTGATTCTTCATTAGATAGAACCTTCAATCGTGGCTATACCGATTATTTTGTAAACGAAAGACATCAATCAATCGGTTCTTGGGAAAGTCCAAAATCAAAAGGTCAATACATTGGAAAATTAATTAAAACCGTTGGAAATTCATACGAAATTGAAAATGGCGAATTATTAAATAATGGTGATGGATTGTGTTTCATCAACGAAAACAACGAAGCCGAAGGAATTTACGTCAACCGTGCTGAAAACGGAATCGTTTATCCAAATGTGTTGAAAGAAATCAAAGAAGGTACTTTTATTTACAGAAATAACGATGCCGCTTTCATTAAATTGGTAGAACGTGAAGACAGTGCCGTTCGAAAAATCAGCACAACTTTACTATTAAAAGAAAACGAAACTGGTTTTGAATTAATCGCAACTGATGAAGACGGAAATGTAAGCGTTGTAAATTTGGTTCACCCAAAAGAGCCAACAAAAAACAACGAATCTTTAGCAGAAAACTTCAAAATCAATTTAGCTAAAACAGGATTTACTCCTTATACAGCTGATGAAATTACGATTGAATTTTCTGGAAATTGGTTTTTACCTATTTCAAAAATCAATGAAATGCGAAGAACGGTTTACGAACAATTATCGGAAATTCGTTTGAAAAATTATGTGCGCAAAGAACACCAATTGGTAAAAACATCGCACCCTTATCCAGAAACGAAATTGGATTTCATGTATAATGTGGCTAATAAAACTGCTCGTAAATTTTACGAACGTCATGGTGTAACCGAAATTGAAAAAGCGTTTGAATTGCAATGGGATCCTGGAAAATCGCGAGTAATGACAACTAAATATTGCATCAAATATGAATTAGAACGTTGTCCAAAATACCATCGTGAAAACATGGACAAAAAAGTAAAAGAACCTTTGGTTTTGAAACAAGGCGAATTGGAATACAAACTAAAATTCAATTGCAAACCTTGTGAAATGGAAATTTGGGAAAAAGATGCCGAATTTGAAATTGAAGAAGATCATTTTCATTAA
- a CDS encoding pyridoxal phosphate-dependent aminotransferase yields MNPLSDRINNLAVSQTLAMAALARELKAQGKDIISLSLGEPDFNTPEFIKEAAKKAIDENYSTYTPVEGYLELKEAICKKFKRDNNLEYKPSQIVVSTGAKQSLYNIAQVMLNDGDEVILPAPYWVSYFEIIKLSGGVPVEVPTSVESDFKITPEQLEAAITPKTKMMWFSSPCNPSGSVYNREELTALAKVLEKHPHVYVVSDEIYEHINFSGTFCSIGSIPGMLERTITVNGVAKAFAMTGWRIGYIGAPEFIAKACTKIQGQVTSGANSIAQRATITAVEADPSVLNEMVSAFKNRRDLVVGLVNQIPGFKLNVPEGAFYVFPDVSYYFGKTVKGTEIKNATDFSMFLLAEANVATVTGDAFGNPNCIRFSYATSEALLTEAMKRIKEAVS; encoded by the coding sequence ATGAACCCGTTATCGGACAGAATTAACAATTTAGCTGTTTCACAAACTTTAGCAATGGCAGCTTTAGCAAGAGAATTAAAAGCACAAGGAAAAGACATTATTAGCCTTAGTTTAGGAGAACCAGATTTCAATACTCCAGAATTCATTAAAGAAGCTGCAAAAAAAGCTATCGATGAAAACTACAGCACCTACACACCTGTGGAAGGTTACTTAGAATTGAAAGAAGCGATTTGCAAAAAATTTAAAAGAGATAATAATTTAGAATACAAACCCTCACAAATTGTAGTTTCAACCGGAGCAAAACAATCTTTATACAATATTGCACAAGTAATGTTAAACGATGGTGACGAAGTAATTCTTCCTGCTCCCTACTGGGTTTCGTATTTCGAAATTATCAAACTTTCTGGTGGTGTTCCTGTTGAAGTTCCAACTTCTGTTGAAAGCGATTTCAAAATCACACCAGAACAATTAGAAGCAGCCATTACGCCAAAAACAAAAATGATGTGGTTCAGTTCGCCTTGTAATCCAAGTGGTTCGGTATATAATCGTGAAGAGTTAACTGCTTTAGCTAAAGTTTTAGAAAAACATCCACATGTATATGTTGTTTCTGATGAAATCTACGAGCACATTAACTTTTCAGGTACTTTCTGTAGTATCGGTTCTATTCCTGGAATGTTAGAAAGAACGATTACTGTAAATGGTGTTGCAAAAGCATTCGCTATGACAGGTTGGAGAATTGGTTACATCGGAGCGCCAGAATTCATCGCAAAAGCATGTACAAAAATACAAGGTCAAGTAACTTCAGGAGCAAATTCTATTGCACAAAGAGCTACAATAACTGCAGTTGAAGCAGATCCAAGCGTATTGAACGAAATGGTTTCAGCATTCAAAAATCGTAGAGATTTAGTGGTTGGATTAGTTAACCAAATTCCAGGATTCAAATTGAATGTTCCAGAAGGAGCGTTTTATGTTTTCCCAGATGTATCTTACTATTTTGGTAAAACTGTAAAAGGAACAGAAATTAAAAACGCAACTGATTTCTCAATGTTCTTATTAGCAGAAGCAAACGTTGCAACAGTAACAGGAGACGCTTTTGGAAATCCAAATTGTATTCGTTTCTCTTACGCAACAAGCGAAGCTTTATTAACTGAAGCGATGAAAAGAATTAAAGAAGCGGTTTCTTAA